The DNA region TTGATGGCGGACGCCTTCTCTTTGTGGGTATCGAAGGACTCCTCCGTCGTTCGCTTAATCCGCGTATCCTCACGGTCACGAACGCGATTGGCTTCGTGCTCCTCATCCTCCTCATGTTGGTAGTCACCTTCAAGGATGTCTCAGGGCTTTTGAGATAGATTTGCTAAACATGCTTTGTTGTGGTTTAGTGGGATAAACAGCAACTGTTCTATCGGGGGAAAAATGTTCGATCTCGGCAGAGACTCGTCGGTCGTGGTGGGTTACAGCCCGAGGAATGAGGAGCGTATGCGCATGTACGCTGCTCCCATTGCTTGGGGAGACCTACGCCAGCCGTCACGCGAAAGCATCCTCAGGGGTCTTAAGGGTCTGAGGGGCGGAGACCTGCTCGCGAATCTCCTGGATACGACCGCAAAGATCCAGAATTATGCAGGTATGAACTTCGATCGTCTGCCTGCGTCGATACAGCGCGGGCTGGCCCAACGGATCGGATCTGATGGTCGGTTCACCACGCAATCCTATTTGGTCGTTCAGACGCCTAGCCCCAGCTAGGCGTCGTCTTTTTTTGACCCCCTATCCATTTCTGATACTATGAACCGACTATGAAGCAATCTCATCTCTTCACCCGCACCAGGAAGGAGGCTCCCAAGGATGAGGTGGCTAAGAATGCACAGCTCCTCATACGCGCCGGATTCATAAATAAGGAGATGGCAGGTGTGTATTCCTATCTCCCCTTGGGCCTTCGTGTCTTCAAGAAGATCGAGAACATCATCCGTGAGGAGATGAATGCCCTCGGAGGCCAGGAGGTGGTCCTCTCTTCCTTCCATCCCAAGGAGAACTGGGTGGCTACTGGCCGTTGGACCAGTATGGACGATCTCTACAAGGTGGCGGATAGCTCGGGCAGGGAAGTGGCGCTCGGTCCTACGCACGAGGAGATTATCGTGCCCATCCTCAAGCAGTTTGTTTCTTCCTACAAGGATCTGCCGCAGGCGGCCTATCAATTCCAGAACAAGTTCCGCATGGAGCTGCGCGCTAAGAGCGGCATCCTTCGTGGACGTGAGTTCGTGATGAAGGACCTCTATTCCTTCCATGCGGACGAAGCCGATTTCGAGAAATTCTATGAGGCAGCCAAGGAATCCTATGTGCGCATTTTTGAGAAGGTCGGCATCGGGCATCTTACCTATGTGACCTTCGCTTCCGGCGGCACCTTTGCCAAATACTCCCATGAATTCCAGGCTATTACGGATGCAGGAGAGGACATCATCTATTACGACAAGGACAAAAGGATTGCAGTAAACAAAGAAGTCTACGAAGACGAGATATTAAAGAACCTCGGGCTCGATAAGGGATCTCTCGTCGAAGCAAAATCTATCGAGGTGGGCAATATCTTCAGCCTCAAGACCAAGTATTCCGATCCCTTCTCTCTCGCTTACACGGACGCGACGGGCACTGTGCATCCGGTCCTCATGGGTTGCTACGGTATTGGGCTCGGACGCCTCATGGGCACAGTCGTAGAGATTCTCGCGGACGAGAAGGGACTGGTCTGGCCTAAGAGCATCGCTCCCTTCGACCTTCACCTCCTGCCTCTCGGCGAGCCTGGTTCGGCGGCCTACAAGGAAGCTGAGAGCCTCAAGGCAGAACTCGAGAAAGAAGGTTTTGAAGTCCTCATGGACGACCGCGACGCGCGTCCTGGAGAGAAATTCGCGGACGCTGACCTCATCGGCATCCCGCTCCGCGCTGTCATCAGCGCACAGTCTCTGGAGAAGGGCGGTATCGAACTCAAGGGTCGTACTGACAAAGACGCCCGTATCGTTTCCAAAGAAGAATTACTGACACAGCTCCGCTCCTAACATGTTTCAGGATGCACGAGCGA from Candidatus Parcubacteria bacterium includes:
- a CDS encoding prolyl-tRNA synthetase encodes the protein MKQSHLFTRTRKEAPKDEVAKNAQLLIRAGFINKEMAGVYSYLPLGLRVFKKIENIIREEMNALGGQEVVLSSFHPKENWVATGRWTSMDDLYKVADSSGREVALGPTHEEIIVPILKQFVSSYKDLPQAAYQFQNKFRMELRAKSGILRGREFVMKDLYSFHADEADFEKFYEAAKESYVRIFEKVGIGHLTYVTFASGGTFAKYSHEFQAITDAGEDIIYYDKDKRIAVNKEVYEDEILKNLGLDKGSLVEAKSIEVGNIFSLKTKYSDPFSLAYTDATGTVHPVLMGCYGIGLGRLMGTVVEILADEKGLVWPKSIAPFDLHLLPLGEPGSAAYKEAESLKAELEKEGFEVLMDDRDARPGEKFADADLIGIPLRAVISAQSLEKGGIELKGRTDKDARIVSKEELLTQLRS